A stretch of the Lolium perenne isolate Kyuss_39 chromosome 3, Kyuss_2.0, whole genome shotgun sequence genome encodes the following:
- the LOC127340553 gene encoding uncharacterized protein — MLQESDRCFHGIVPTLPAYPLGIISLNVVFGKPDNFRKERIEFEVVNWELQYHAILGRAAYAKFMAVPHYAYLKLKMPGNNGTNIMVQGSFSCSDNCDREFQKIAAKFGIKQEVKTVDLPS; from the coding sequence ATGTTGCAAGAGTCCGACAGATGTTTCCATGGAATTGTTCCAACCTTGCCAGCATACCCTCTTGGCATAATTTCCTTGAATGTGGTCTTCGGGAAACCtgacaatttcaggaaagaaaggatcgaattcgAGGTAGTGAACTGGGAATTGCAGTACCATGCCATCCTCGGGAGGGCAGCttacgccaagttcatggctgtgccacatTATGCGTACTTAAagctaaagatgccaggcaacaatgggACCAATATTATGGTCCAAGGAAGTTTCTCCTGTTCAGATAATTGTGATCGAGAGTTCCAGaagattgctgctaagtttgggATAAAGCAAGAAGTTAAAACTGTCGATTTACCTTCATAG